A genomic stretch from Mesomycoplasma neurolyticum includes:
- a CDS encoding Cof-type HAD-IIB family hydrolase translates to MNKIDVLFLDLDGTLLDTGVGQWAKISKNNQEAVCNFSKIGKVVISTGRSFTWHVRKIAESVNASFLVCQNGSLIYDKNFHKIKDKKISSSVVDSIFQIAKQFKASIVANSSFFIYGPFFWNRFFSIFSSFKAKKYTDFKPYETNKILLIHKSQKKINKIFSEIKKHFKDEVSVEIVGKNWAIEITRKDCSKGIAAKEIAKILNVDLKNTIHIGDSMNDSSTKNIVGKLIAVKSGSKKLKKIADEIGPKRRNAGIAKIIKKFI, encoded by the coding sequence ATGAATAAAATAGATGTTTTGTTTTTAGATTTAGATGGTACTTTATTAGACACTGGTGTTGGACAGTGAGCTAAAATTAGTAAAAATAATCAAGAAGCTGTTTGCAATTTTTCCAAAATTGGAAAAGTTGTTATTTCAACTGGTCGTTCTTTTACATGACATGTTAGAAAAATTGCTGAATCAGTTAATGCAAGTTTTCTTGTTTGCCAAAATGGATCTTTAATTTATGATAAAAATTTTCATAAAATTAAAGATAAAAAGATTTCTTCATCAGTTGTTGATTCTATTTTTCAAATAGCTAAACAATTTAAAGCATCTATTGTGGCTAACTCTTCTTTTTTTATTTATGGTCCATTTTTTTGGAATCGTTTTTTTTCTATTTTTAGTTCATTTAAAGCTAAAAAATACACAGATTTTAAACCTTATGAGACTAATAAAATTTTATTAATTCACAAAAGTCAAAAAAAAATTAATAAAATTTTTTCTGAAATTAAAAAACATTTTAAAGATGAAGTTTCAGTTGAAATTGTTGGTAAAAATTGAGCTATAGAGATAACAAGAAAAGATTGTTCAAAAGGAATTGCTGCGAAAGAAATTGCTAAAATTTTAAATGTAGATTTAAAAAATACTATTCACATTGGTGATTCAATGAATGATTCTTCAACAAAGAATATTGTTGGAAAATTAATAGCTGTAAAATCAGGATCAAAAAAATTGAAAAAAATTGCTGATGAAATAGGCCCTAAAAGGCGTAATGCAGGTATTGCAAAGATTATAAAGAAATTTATTTAA
- a CDS encoding DUF262 domain-containing protein, producing the protein MKVKKNNIYNFLILNQIQYHIPVYQRNYDWNEKECQDLFDDILEINTYKKNHFLGTLILIEENTDSYFKHFSIVDGQQRITTIYLLLKVILDLLEKNSENTNNQQNLQDKIKDLLFNNQYKNENKLKLKPILLDNEHLLKLMQSNEPAINLNSNIFRNYNFFKNWFLKKEKNISRIEIAKKILQNLKNLDVVVIELDKKEDDQNEIFERINSTGKELSLSDLVRNFLLTGINTDNQIEYENYWTPMENSLKKDNLLDEYIWSFLYFDETLVANEARVGKEDKKFWYKIFKRYAKNKSKFGILRNLHKFSEYFLAIKKGSNIFPTIVNTLLNKFTFIAPIESFPLIYFILKDYEEEKINLTTLTNALKYFINYFVRRFIVKTGKPTYNELFRNFYSSAFQDTIINDDNYLPCLVKEMEKQEKLSTYKMPSFAEVENALLNHQKINDKNKTTWGLSLLLIAEKGFSEWAESNINLYFQEKDISFFVEPIFFFDKKKNHNYYEQIINNNNYGLLGNWMILEIIASLKIKNNIKKMTFDEKQEFISESTFFETNKYILEQKTFSENEIQERNKYLAKKVSENLKNNLNYITGKEEKILLYPEKQNLIIEKQNSFLLYELGDVTFSKPYKISLLNNEMQINSWANLFLCIVNKIYSFMKENILNLELSFISDRPIFEEYQAIDNKIFINTRKKSAQNIISLIKQINSKLPMPILNELRIWITKTSK; encoded by the coding sequence GTGAAAGTAAAAAAAAATAATATATATAATTTTTTAATATTAAATCAAATTCAATATCATATCCCAGTTTATCAAAGAAACTATGATTGAAATGAAAAGGAATGTCAAGATCTTTTTGATGATATATTAGAAATAAATACTTATAAAAAAAATCATTTTTTAGGAACCTTAATTTTAATTGAAGAAAATACAGATAGTTATTTTAAACATTTTTCTATAGTTGATGGTCAGCAAAGAATAACAACTATTTATTTATTATTAAAAGTTATTCTCGATCTTTTAGAAAAAAATAGTGAAAATACAAACAATCAACAAAATTTACAAGATAAAATTAAAGATTTACTTTTTAATAATCAATATAAAAATGAAAATAAATTAAAATTAAAACCTATTTTACTTGATAATGAACATTTGTTAAAGTTAATGCAATCAAACGAACCTGCAATAAATCTAAATTCTAATATATTTAGAAATTACAATTTTTTTAAAAATTGATTTTTAAAAAAAGAAAAAAACATTTCAAGAATTGAAATAGCTAAAAAAATTTTACAAAATTTAAAAAATCTTGATGTTGTTGTTATTGAATTAGATAAAAAAGAAGACGATCAAAATGAAATTTTTGAAAGAATTAATTCAACAGGGAAAGAATTATCTCTTTCTGATTTGGTAAGAAATTTTTTATTAACAGGAATAAATACAGATAATCAAATAGAATATGAGAATTATTGAACACCTATGGAAAACTCATTAAAAAAAGATAATTTGCTAGATGAATATATCTGATCTTTTTTATATTTCGACGAAACATTAGTTGCAAATGAGGCTAGAGTAGGTAAAGAAGATAAAAAATTTTGATATAAAATTTTTAAAAGATATGCAAAAAATAAATCAAAATTTGGAATTTTAAGAAATTTACATAAATTTTCTGAATATTTTTTGGCAATAAAAAAAGGAAGTAATATTTTCCCAACTATTGTAAATACTTTATTAAACAAATTCACTTTTATTGCCCCAATAGAGTCGTTCCCATTAATTTATTTTATTTTGAAGGATTATGAAGAAGAGAAAATTAATTTAACAACATTAACAAATGCTTTAAAATATTTTATTAATTATTTTGTTAGACGTTTTATTGTTAAAACAGGAAAACCAACTTACAATGAATTATTTAGAAATTTTTATTCAAGCGCTTTTCAAGACACAATAATAAATGATGATAACTATTTGCCTTGTTTAGTTAAAGAAATGGAAAAACAAGAAAAATTATCTACATACAAAATGCCATCATTTGCAGAAGTAGAAAATGCTTTGTTAAACCACCAAAAAATTAATGATAAAAACAAAACAACGTGAGGTTTATCACTTTTATTAATAGCAGAAAAAGGTTTTTCAGAGTGAGCAGAAAGTAATATAAATTTATATTTTCAAGAAAAAGACATATCATTTTTTGTAGAACCTATTTTTTTCTTTGATAAAAAAAAGAATCACAACTATTATGAACAAATTATCAACAATAATAACTATGGTTTGTTAGGAAACTGAATGATTTTAGAAATTATAGCTTCTTTAAAAATAAAAAATAACATAAAAAAAATGACTTTCGACGAAAAGCAAGAATTTATAAGTGAATCTACTTTTTTTGAAACAAATAAATACATACTAGAACAAAAAACATTTAGTGAGAATGAAATTCAAGAAAGAAACAAATATTTAGCAAAAAAAGTTAGTGAAAATTTAAAAAATAATTTGAATTATATAACTGGAAAAGAAGAGAAAATATTGCTTTATCCAGAAAAACAAAATTTAATAATTGAAAAACAAAATTCTTTTTTACTTTATGAACTAGGGGATGTGACATTTAGTAAACCATATAAAATTTCACTTTTAAATAATGAAATGCAAATAAATAGCTGAGCTAACTTATTTTTGTGTATTGTAAATAAAATATATTCATTTATGAAAGAAAATATTTTAAATTTAGAATTGTCTTTTATATCAGACAGACCAATTTTTGAAGAATATCAAGCAATAGACAATAAAATCTTTATCAACACTAGAAAAAAATCAGCACAAAACATTATTTCACTAATCAAACAAATTAATTCAAAATTACCTATGCCTATTTTAAATGAACTGAGAATTTGAATTACAAAAACTTCTAAATAA
- a CDS encoding type I restriction enzyme subunit R domain-containing protein produces the protein MFNIYEPTKDGIDIVLVVDMLLTGYDSSKTNTLYKNKQLFNHNLIQVFSRTNRIYKKINFMV, from the coding sequence ATGTTCAATATTTACGAACCCACTAAAGATGGCATTGATATTGTCTTGGTTGTAGATATGCTTTTAACAGGTTATGATTCATCTAAAACTAATACCCTTTATAAAAATAAGCAATTATTTAATCACAATTTAATTCAAGTTTTTTCAAGAACTAATAGAATTTATAAAAAAATAAACTTCATGGTTTAA
- a CDS encoding HinT-interacting membrane complex protein P80 produces MSKKESWKKKIARLNSKIEKKDKKKKELTPQQIKRRKIIKIILGLLVFSAVLGAGIGVPLGVINTKKTIQSTRQKEDVIAKINNNKINMNEILGVLNNNTKIENDEFKKVEKELINYLYSQELEGQKLFKKAWDKSYVKDKTSSNDTYKVTLTSYEDVKAKKQNIVNDHKLQYQKTFGYDNWETEFNKFLATDPKFNKASTIDEAVEFLVQEEIKGHALARFQPLIKRAFKLKDVKYRVLSEDIKDEKDNIIYKKGDRLFKDIIVLEDTNDSSSIVNAKAATELSKTDKEKTAKEQENILNESYISAFMTNSYVKKYMNGFNLINEFYFEDQAIFKNKFEIFDISQIVLNIVPDSTNINKNWKISQDTLKELLGYSITKLDEKNKVLEAKSIFNLLENFQGAISKDKTLNSNDKILLGAINKDANKKNVTNLGQQEFKNLFQFFEQDIPFATTFLDDLFKIQKKENVFSKDILEKIKKDIFEKHGKENLIVNEADLVGKDPNEIEGINELIFEFINSLTNENMEEIGKIFKEAFLNPKDKKMNMLFKINDVNNLYMTYNSRGLILFNKKSISKIDDLKKIILDDLLIDANSKFNKTNEARINISNLFKELEQNKLIIKKLINEPEFKNVILDKLQVNKTQEQKTKYIEALENNVNKFASGYYVLKAIEIAEKVNKHFEEIKKNNSSSDLIFDATNKEWKFENKQDQNDIDAIFESVLKKLKVK; encoded by the coding sequence ATGTCAAAAAAAGAAAGTTGAAAAAAGAAAATTGCTAGACTAAATTCAAAGATAGAAAAAAAAGATAAAAAGAAAAAAGAATTAACTCCTCAACAAATCAAAAGAAGAAAAATTATTAAAATTATACTTGGTCTCTTGGTTTTCTCTGCTGTACTTGGAGCAGGTATTGGTGTACCTTTAGGTGTTATCAACACTAAAAAAACTATTCAAAGCACAAGACAGAAAGAAGATGTTATTGCAAAAATTAATAATAATAAAATTAACATGAATGAAATACTTGGTGTTTTAAACAATAACACAAAAATTGAAAATGATGAATTCAAAAAAGTTGAAAAAGAATTAATAAATTATTTGTATTCACAAGAATTAGAAGGACAAAAATTATTTAAAAAAGCATGAGATAAATCATATGTTAAAGATAAAACAAGCAGCAATGATACCTACAAAGTAACATTAACAAGTTATGAAGATGTAAAGGCTAAAAAACAAAATATTGTTAATGATCACAAATTACAATATCAAAAAACTTTTGGTTATGACAATTGAGAAACTGAATTTAACAAATTTTTAGCAACAGATCCTAAATTTAACAAAGCATCTACTATTGATGAAGCTGTAGAATTTTTAGTTCAAGAAGAAATTAAAGGTCATGCATTAGCTAGGTTTCAACCATTAATTAAAAGAGCTTTTAAACTAAAAGATGTTAAATACAGAGTTTTAAGTGAAGATATCAAAGATGAAAAAGACAATATAATTTACAAAAAAGGCGATAGATTATTTAAAGATATTATTGTTCTTGAAGACACAAATGATTCATCATCAATAGTGAATGCTAAAGCTGCAACAGAATTATCAAAAACTGATAAAGAAAAAACTGCAAAAGAACAAGAAAATATTTTGAACGAATCTTACATAAGTGCTTTTATGACAAATTCTTATGTCAAAAAATACATGAATGGTTTTAATTTAATTAATGAATTTTATTTTGAGGATCAAGCTATTTTTAAAAATAAATTTGAAATTTTTGACATTTCGCAAATTGTTTTAAATATAGTCCCTGATTCTACAAATATAAATAAAAATTGAAAAATCTCACAAGATACCTTAAAAGAGCTTTTGGGTTATTCAATAACAAAACTTGATGAAAAAAATAAAGTCCTTGAAGCTAAAAGTATTTTTAATTTATTAGAAAATTTCCAAGGTGCTATATCTAAAGATAAAACCTTAAATTCTAATGACAAAATTTTGTTAGGTGCTATTAATAAAGATGCAAACAAAAAAAATGTTACAAATTTAGGTCAACAGGAGTTTAAAAATTTATTTCAGTTTTTTGAGCAAGACATACCTTTTGCAACTACTTTTTTAGATGATTTATTTAAAATTCAAAAAAAAGAGAATGTTTTCAGTAAGGATATTTTAGAAAAAATTAAAAAAGACATTTTTGAAAAACATGGGAAAGAAAACTTAATAGTAAATGAAGCTGATTTGGTAGGAAAAGATCCTAATGAAATAGAAGGAATAAATGAATTAATTTTTGAATTTATAAATTCGTTAACAAATGAAAATATGGAAGAAATTGGCAAAATATTTAAAGAAGCTTTTCTAAATCCTAAAGATAAAAAAATGAATATGCTTTTTAAAATAAATGATGTAAATAATTTATACATGACATACAATTCTAGAGGTTTAATATTATTTAACAAAAAAAGTATTTCTAAAATAGATGATTTGAAAAAAATTATTTTAGATGATTTATTAATTGATGCAAATTCAAAATTTAATAAGACAAATGAAGCACGTATAAATATTTCTAATTTATTCAAAGAATTAGAACAAAATAAATTAATTATAAAAAAATTAATTAATGAGCCAGAATTTAAAAATGTTATTTTAGATAAATTGCAAGTTAATAAAACACAAGAACAAAAAACTAAATATATTGAAGCATTAGAAAATAATGTAAATAAATTTGCTAGCGGATATTATGTTTTAAAAGCTATTGAAATTGCTGAAAAAGTTAATAAACACTTTGAAGAAATAAAGAAAAATAATTCTAGCTCTGATCTTATCTTTGACGCAACAAACAAAGAATGAAAATTTGAAAACAAACAAGACCAAAATGATATTGATGCAATTTTTGAAAGTGTATTAAAAAAACTAAAAGTAAAATAA
- a CDS encoding thymidine kinase, with the protein MYKKFYKGMIEVITGPMFSGKSDELLKRIRILKYANIETLVIKHKFDKRFSDEEIISRTGAKVKAKSASNIEEIKKLFNPRIHQAIAIDEAQFFQKDLVNFINEKADQGIRIIVSGLDMDYLRRPFGIMPQILAIAEHITKLQAICLQCKKAASTTFRKTKSNALKVLGDVDEYEARCRNCHIQKQK; encoded by the coding sequence ATGTATAAAAAATTTTACAAAGGTATGATTGAAGTAATTACAGGTCCAATGTTTTCAGGTAAATCAGATGAATTGTTAAAAAGAATAAGAATTTTAAAATACGCAAATATTGAAACTTTAGTTATAAAACATAAATTTGATAAAAGATTCTCAGATGAAGAAATTATTTCAAGAACAGGTGCAAAAGTGAAAGCAAAGAGCGCTTCAAATATTGAAGAGATTAAAAAATTGTTTAATCCTAGAATACATCAAGCAATCGCCATTGACGAAGCGCAATTTTTTCAAAAAGATCTTGTTAATTTTATTAATGAAAAAGCAGATCAGGGAATAAGAATTATTGTAAGTGGGCTGGATATGGATTATCTAAGAAGACCTTTTGGGATTATGCCCCAAATTTTAGCTATCGCAGAACATATTACAAAATTACAAGCAATTTGTTTACAATGTAAAAAAGCAGCATCTACCACTTTTAGAAAAACAAAAAGTAATGCTTTAAAAGTTTTGGGAGATGTTGATGAATATGAGGCAAGATGCAGAAATTGTCATATTCAAAAGCAAAAATAG
- a CDS encoding ZIP family metal transporter → MFPFTKNQFNDNLYAAISLNLIIYIFILLTFPALLALIVAFVKPKIKKTTNIYLYAFSSGILLMIATTGLLKEAFEESEKFAHTFLELRNIDPHANPVYEQLIQAGLVTGGSVLGVAVFFAIRYLFVKRFQIEKHKNHEEHGHHDHIFNFNDIDNPKAAWLAILLLLSHRTIDGFILGATVARMSEGKELNYGLVITFNIHIAIEILIVHYRQIQYGQTIKKTVIYNILTIALIIPIMIVGSFLNKFLRETGWILPFVNSFGGSILAFAVIIELVPEFIHLRNSEQKEWYLALLFFGIGILLTLMLLAFHTHDDVDMTHKINEIAGNAVVVPPALEPCPIGMHRHGTGPCH, encoded by the coding sequence ATGTTTCCATTTACAAAAAATCAATTTAATGATAACTTATATGCGGCCATTTCTTTAAATTTAATTATTTATATTTTTATTTTATTAACATTTCCTGCTTTATTAGCTTTGATTGTTGCTTTTGTAAAACCAAAAATTAAAAAAACCACTAATATTTATTTATATGCTTTTAGCTCAGGAATTTTATTAATGATTGCAACAACAGGTTTACTTAAAGAAGCTTTTGAAGAGAGTGAAAAATTTGCACATACATTTTTAGAGTTAAGAAATATTGACCCACATGCTAACCCAGTATATGAACAACTTATTCAAGCTGGGCTTGTTACAGGTGGTAGTGTTTTAGGTGTGGCAGTATTTTTTGCAATTAGATATTTATTTGTGAAGCGTTTTCAAATTGAAAAACACAAAAATCACGAAGAACATGGGCATCATGATCATATTTTTAATTTTAATGATATTGACAATCCTAAAGCAGCTTGATTAGCTATTTTACTTTTGCTTTCTCATAGAACAATTGATGGTTTTATTTTAGGGGCTACAGTAGCAAGGATGTCAGAAGGTAAAGAATTAAATTATGGATTAGTTATTACTTTTAATATTCATATTGCTATAGAGATTTTGATTGTTCACTATAGACAAATACAATATGGACAAACTATTAAAAAAACAGTTATTTATAATATTTTAACAATAGCTTTAATTATTCCTATTATGATTGTTGGTTCTTTTTTAAATAAATTTTTAAGAGAAACAGGATGAATTTTACCTTTTGTTAATTCATTTGGTGGGTCTATTTTAGCTTTTGCAGTTATCATAGAATTAGTTCCAGAGTTTATCCATTTAAGAAATAGCGAACAAAAAGAATGATATTTAGCTTTATTATTTTTTGGTATAGGAATACTCTTGACTTTAATGCTTTTAGCTTTCCATACACATGATGATGTGGATATGACACATAAAATCAATGAAATAGCTGGGAATGCTGTGGTTGTTCCGCCTGCGCTTGAACCTTGTCCTATTGGTATGCATAGACATGGTACAGGACCTTGTCATTAA
- a CDS encoding HinT-interacting membrane complex lipoprotein P60 codes for MKKNKKIYTYLSFGLLFTPFIANSCGEVVTSIDRQKENQDLKSTEVKNYLENKTVELILKDYWYGKDVDLEKEIEKSESSYFKDAWKAFDFYQKYNLKKNPYYSWNIISELNKNNALSNDDYIKLINNIKSPEKLFSQEDFRLLFKLNNSNIKYDINKMLLNLNYLSKMKKENIEKSKKYKNVFDTTNNNNSKNKNIYENISLTSNDFFLISLLLNKEVAQVWNFESDEQNKAKTLRNIKIYGETSEKDFNNFLSPKTQNLEITKLAKDFELFEINDSIELKNLYGYKGILYNQNNLRKYDFSYSLNDLMRLPEIKSGFLNNEEKLILSKNNLINALKWKGKKELSVQIKENFDKNKDSSVITKNDLEIIKPKDVDGVKYEIHRILTKDKNDKNIDVLIKMTLDSNDSKNLDSRYYWVNNLSWDSTKINKSIQIPEEGKELTQYPDFISYWDSEQDKLFASYVLPIVPLYNNNILENNKNKIYFSLNSTPWESEENKIKLIHSLYLADENSLFNEALSFFEDEGYKIEYIDDIFTPTEDNKDNKKEN; via the coding sequence ATGAAAAAAAATAAAAAAATTTATACTTATTTAAGTTTTGGTTTGTTGTTCACTCCATTTATTGCTAATTCATGTGGTGAAGTTGTAACTTCAATAGATAGACAAAAAGAAAATCAAGATTTAAAATCAACAGAAGTTAAAAACTATTTAGAAAACAAAACTGTTGAATTAATTTTAAAAGATTATTGATATGGTAAAGATGTTGACTTAGAAAAAGAAATTGAGAAAAGCGAAAGTTCATATTTTAAAGATGCTTGAAAAGCTTTTGATTTTTATCAAAAATATAATTTAAAAAAGAATCCATATTATTCTTGAAACATAATTTCAGAGTTAAATAAAAATAACGCTCTAAGTAATGATGATTATATTAAACTTATAAATAATATTAAAAGCCCAGAAAAATTATTTTCTCAAGAAGATTTTAGATTATTGTTTAAATTGAATAATAGTAATATTAAATATGATATTAATAAAATGTTATTAAATTTAAATTATTTATCTAAAATGAAAAAAGAAAATATAGAAAAATCTAAGAAATATAAAAATGTTTTTGATACTACAAACAACAATAATTCTAAAAATAAAAATATTTATGAAAATATTAGTTTAACTTCTAATGATTTCTTCTTAATTTCTTTACTTTTAAACAAAGAAGTAGCTCAAGTTTGAAATTTTGAATCAGATGAACAAAACAAAGCTAAAACTTTAAGAAATATAAAAATTTATGGCGAAACAAGTGAAAAAGATTTTAATAATTTTTTAAGTCCTAAAACACAAAATTTAGAAATAACAAAATTAGCAAAAGATTTTGAACTTTTTGAAATTAATGATTCAATTGAATTAAAAAATTTGTATGGTTATAAAGGTATTTTATACAATCAAAATAATTTACGAAAATATGATTTTTCTTATTCTTTAAATGATTTAATGCGTTTACCTGAAATAAAAAGTGGTTTTTTAAATAATGAAGAAAAATTAATTTTATCAAAAAACAATTTAATAAATGCTTTAAAATGAAAAGGCAAAAAAGAATTGAGTGTTCAAATAAAAGAAAATTTTGATAAAAATAAAGATAGTTCAGTCATAACTAAAAATGATTTAGAAATTATTAAACCAAAAGATGTTGATGGTGTTAAATATGAAATTCATAGAATTTTGACCAAAGATAAAAATGACAAAAATATTGATGTATTAATCAAAATGACTTTAGATTCTAATGATTCAAAAAATTTAGACTCTAGATATTATTGAGTAAATAATTTAAGCTGAGATAGTACAAAAATTAATAAATCTATCCAAATACCAGAAGAAGGAAAAGAGTTAACACAATATCCTGACTTTATTAGTTATTGAGATTCAGAACAAGACAAATTATTTGCATCATATGTTTTACCAATAGTTCCACTTTACAATAATAATATTCTTGAAAATAATAAAAATAAAATTTACTTTTCTTTAAATTCAACTCCATGAGAAAGCGAAGAAAACAAAATTAAATTAATACATTCTTTATATTTAGCTGATGAAAATTCATTATTTAATGAGGCTTTAAGTTTTTTTGAAGATGAAGGTTATAAAATAGAATACATTGATGATATATTCACACCAACAGAAGACAATAAAGATAATAAAAAGGAAAATTAG
- the hinT gene encoding histidine triad protein HinT, translated as MDKLFLKIINKELPAEIIYEDEKIIAFLDKFPVTNGHFLVVPKNYSRNLITISDDDLSYLMIKARELALIQIKKLNVKGFRLIVNNEPESKQVVFHTHVHIIPSEH; from the coding sequence ATGGATAAATTATTTTTGAAAATAATTAACAAAGAATTGCCAGCTGAAATCATTTATGAAGATGAAAAAATTATTGCTTTTTTAGATAAATTTCCTGTAACTAATGGTCATTTTTTAGTCGTTCCTAAAAATTATTCTAGAAATTTAATAACAATATCTGATGATGATTTAAGTTATTTAATGATTAAAGCAAGAGAGTTAGCATTAATACAAATTAAAAAGTTAAATGTTAAAGGTTTTAGGTTGATAGTAAATAATGAGCCTGAGTCAAAACAAGTTGTTTTCCACACTCATGTTCATATAATTCCTAGTGAGCACTAA